The proteins below come from a single Tachysurus fulvidraco isolate hzauxx_2018 chromosome 26, HZAU_PFXX_2.0, whole genome shotgun sequence genomic window:
- the im:7138535 gene encoding protein FAM98A — MERETWTVSALKALRYDSNRCMTRCECDELPCPLISWLVMELRKSCPDLGGNSGTVLAGELKEILKVTVYPYDTLSTETLTPVHLKRITEFLVSELQAAHMLKYKECNPEDSEPLSESGKEQRRRKSITDTDNETPLDDKEVMKELSALFKALDMDPASQFSDVYTQVELQLASLPEGEVQKPLLKTNLNSTQWSTLNQINQALCKDYESRRQMMIKRFHVTLQSFAWGERGKERSALMSTIPMFPLSLESSFSIAMLLAAREDQSCILPVTAGPSTAVHKMLMGSVPDRGGRPGEIEPPMPSFTRRSEGGDGQRREKNKFKHSGKKARNKNR, encoded by the exons ATGGAGCGAGAGACGTGGACAGTATCTGCTCTTAAAGCCCTCAG aTATGACAGTAATCGCTGTATGACACGGTGTGAATGTGATGAACTTCCATGTCCACTGATTTCCTGgttggtgatggagctgagaAAAAGCTGTCCAGATCTTGGAG GAAACAGTGGCACGGTTCTGGCTGGGGAACTGAAAGAGATCCTGAAAGTCACCGTGTACCCTTATGACACGCTGAGCACAGAGACTCTGACCCCTGTACATCTCAAGAGAATAACAG AGTTCCTTGTGTCCGAGTTACAAGCAGCACATATGCTGAAGTACAAAGAGTGCAATCCGGAAGACTCTGAGCCTCTGAGTGAGTCAGGCAAAGAGCAACGACGGAGAAAATCGATTACAGATACTGACAACGAGACTCCGTTAGATGACAAAGAAGTAATGAAGGAATTGTCAGCTCTGTTTAAGGCCCTGGATATGGATCCAGCCTCGCAGTTCAGTGATGTCTACACACAG GTGGAGTTACAACTAGCGTCTCTCCCAGAGGGTGAAGTGCAAAAGCCGTTGCTAAAGACAAATCTGAATTCTACACAATGG AGCACTCTGAATCAGATTAACCAAGCTCTCTGCAAGGATTACGAGTCCCGTCGGCAGATGATGATCAAACGCTTCCACGTCACACTCCAGTCGTTTGCATGGGGAGAGCGAGGAAAG GAGCGCAGCGCTCTGATGTCCACTATACCCATGTTTCCACTGTCGCTCGAGTCTTCTTTTTCCATTGCGATGTTACTAGCAGCTAGAGAAGATCAGTCTTGCATTCTGCCCGTGACTGCAGGACCATCAACAGCCGTTCACAAG ATGCTGATGGGTAGCGTGCCAGATAGAGGAGGTCGGCCCGGAGAGATCGAACCTCCCATGCCATCTTTCACTCGCCGTAGTGAAGGAGGCGATGGTCAGAGACGTGAAAAGAATAAATTCAAGCACTCtggaaaaaaagcaagaaacaaGAACAGATAG